AATGAAGAAGATTTTTGCCCTGGCCGCTCTGGCCTTCGCCGCCACCACCGCTTGCGCCGCAGACAACAGCTGGTACGTGGGTGGCGACGTCGGCTCCACCAAGTTCAAGGGCAACGGCGAGTCCGACACCAAGACCGGATTCGGAGCCACCGTGGGCTATCAACTGAACACCAACGTGGCATTCGAAGCGTCTGTGCGTCGCCTGGGTTCGGCCAAGGACAGCGGCGTCAAGCTGTCGGTCAACGCCATCCAACTGTCTGCTCTGGGCATCGCCCCGATCAACAACGAGTTCTCGCTGTTTGCCCGCCTGGGGGTGAGCCGCAACTCGCTGGACTTCACCGTGAACTCCGCAGAGGTGTCTTTCCACAAGACCAAGGCCTTCTTCGGCCTGGGTGCCGCATACCAAATCGACAAGGCTCTGAGTCTGCGCGCCGAGTACGCCAATCTGGGCAACAACAAAGTTGACGTCGCTGGCGTCCCACTCGAATCCAAGATCCACCAGTTCAACCTGGGCCTGAACTACGCTTTCTGATCCTCACCGATCTGAATGCATCTATCAAAAGCCCCGCAGCCGCGGGGCTTTTTTGTTGGCGAGCTGCATTGTGAAGGGCTGAATGCGGCACGAAGCAGCCTTTGGGTTTGTTCGTGAGGCCCTGCAGCCCGTACCGCCACCGGGCTCATGGTTCCGGGGTCGGCCCTGATGGGCCGACTTCCCCGCGCTGCTCGCGCCTCGGGGCTGGCGCATAACTCACTCCGCTCCCTGCGTTCGCTTCGTTCAGACAGAAGCGCCAAGTCAGAACTTGAAGCGCGCGGGTACGCGCGCGCCCCGAGGCCCTGTGCTGCTCGGCCCTTCACAAATCGCCCGGCAGCGGCACGGGCTGCTGGGCGCTTGCATCGCGATCGATCTGCCCCGCGACGGTGGAGAACGCGCAATTCGAAGGTGGCTCGGCCTGCCGACGGGCGATTTGTGCGCGGCCGAGGGCGCAGCGGAGCGGCTCAGGCGCGTGTACCCGCGCGCTTCAAGCGCTGACTCGGCGCCACTGTTTGACCACAGTGAGCGCAGCGAACGGAGGGAGATTGGCGCCGCTGAGCCGCGAAGCGAGCAGCGAGGGCAGTCGGCTCGCAGAGCCGACCCACGAACCATGAGCCCGGCGGCGGGCCGAGACACCGCAGCCTGAGCGATCAGCACAAGGGACGGCCACAATGTGCCGATAGCAGCAGTGCACCCCGCCGCCATCGCCAGTGAGGCGCGTGTCCCGCTCAGCCCGCCAGCGCGGGCGTCGTGATCTCCCCCGGGATGCTCTTGCGGGCAAACAAGGTGTACATGGTGGGCACCACAAAAATGGTCAGCAGCGTGCCCAGGCTCATGCCGCCGACGATGACCCAGCCGATCTGCTGGCGGCTTTCGGCGCCGGCGCCGGTGGCCAGAGCCAGGGGCAAGGCGCCCAGCACCATGGCGCCGGTGGTCATCAGGATGGGGCGCAGGCGCAGGGCCGAGGCCTCGACCACCGCCTCCAGCGTGGCCTTGCCCTGTTGGCGCAGCTGGTTGCTGAACTCGACGATCAGGATGCCATGCTTGGTGATCAAGCCCACCAGCGTGATCAGGCCGATCTGCGAGTAAACATTGAGCGTGCCGCCCGCCCATTGCAGGGCCGCCAGCGCGCCGACCATGGACAGGGGCACGGACAGCAGGATCACAAAAGGATCGATGAAGCTCTCGAACTGCGCTGCCAGCACCAGAAAGATGAAGAGCAGCGCCAGCACGAAGACCAGGCTCAGCGCACCGCTGCTGGATTTGTACTCGCGCGACACGCCATTCAGCTCGGTCGCATAGCCGGCCGGCAGGATCTGCTGCGCCGTCTTGTCCATGAACTCCAGCGCCTCGCCCAGCGAGTAGCCTGGCGCCAAGCCGGCGCTGATGGCCACCGAGCGGCGTTGGTTGAAGTGATTGAGCTCGCGCGGGCTGACGGCCTCGTTGACCTTGACCAGGCTGGACAGAGGCACCAGCGCATCGCCCTTGCCGCGCACATAGAGCTGCTCGATCTGCTGCGGTGTGGTGCGGTTCTGGCTTTCGGTCTGCACCAGCACATCGTACTGCTCGGCGTCGCGCTTGTAGCGCGTCACCGCACGGCTTCCCAGCATGGTCTCGACCGTGCGGGCGATCTGGTCCACCGGCACGCCCAGGTCGGCGGCACGCTCGCGGTCCACCTCCAGGAAGAGCTCGGGCTTGTTCAGGCGCAGGTCGTTGTCGATCTGCACCAAGCCCGGATTCTTGGCCAGGGCGGCGCTGAAATCAGCGGTGACCTTGGCCAGATTGGTATAGCTGTCGCCGGTGACGATGACGAAGTTGATCGGCCGCGAGGTGAAGCCCTGGCCCAGACTCGGCGGGGTGATGGGGAAGGCGCTGACGCCGGGCAACAGATTCATCTGCGGCACCATGGCACGCGCCAGTTCGGCCGTGGAGCGGCTGCGCTGGTCCCAATCCACGGTGCGGAAAATCGCCAGGCCGCCGGCCACATTGCCGCCGCCGGAGAACACGAAACGGCGATCGAACTCGGGGTAAGTGGCGGCGATGTCCTCGATGGCATCGAGGTAGCGCGAGGTGAAGGCCATGGTGGACCCGTCGGGCGCACTGATGGGCAGCACGATCACGCCGCGGTCTTCCTGCGGCGCCAACTCGGACTTGGCATTGAGGTACAGCCAGCCCGTGCCGCCGGCCGAGGCCAGCATCACGAGCACCACCACCCAACGCTGGCGCAGCGCCATGCGCAGTGCGGCGGCATAGCGCTCGCT
This region of Paucibacter aquatile genomic DNA includes:
- a CDS encoding outer membrane beta-barrel protein; its protein translation is MKKIFALAALAFAATTACAADNSWYVGGDVGSTKFKGNGESDTKTGFGATVGYQLNTNVAFEASVRRLGSAKDSGVKLSVNAIQLSALGIAPINNEFSLFARLGVSRNSLDFTVNSAEVSFHKTKAFFGLGAAYQIDKALSLRAEYANLGNNKVDVAGVPLESKIHQFNLGLNYAF
- a CDS encoding efflux RND transporter permease subunit; its protein translation is MKISETSIRRPVFATVMSLLLLLVGLVSFGKLSLREYPRIDEPVVTVSTRLVGASSEVIESQVTKPLEDSISGIEGVDIVTSISRSESSQITVRFKLEKNPDNAAADVRDRVARVRGRLPTAVDEPVVAKVEADAQPTLRIAFTSETLDPLQVTDVVNRIVKPRLQTIPGVADVEIGGDRRYAVRVWLDAARLAAYKLTVQDVEDALRRQNLEVPAGRIESQQREFNVTARTDLNTVAQFAEVTLRQVAGYTVKLRDVARIEEAAASERSRVRLNGLPSVSLGVIKQATANPLDVSAAVTAMMPRLQQDLPAGITVRPASDNALFIERSIESVYHTIAEAVVLVALVVFVFLRTLRASIIPLVTIPVSLIGAFAIMAAAGFTVNTLTLLALVLAIGLVVDDAIVVLENIFRHIEEGLEPFQAALKGAKEIGFAVVAMTLTLVAVFAPLAFTPGRTGRIFVEFALTLAGAVLVSGFVALTLTPMMCSKLLRHNDKPTRFDAGMERVLVWISERYAAALRMALRQRWVVVLVMLASAGGTGWLYLNAKSELAPQEDRGVIVLPISAPDGSTMAFTSRYLDAIEDIAATYPEFDRRFVFSGGGNVAGGLAIFRTVDWDQRSRSTAELARAMVPQMNLLPGVSAFPITPPSLGQGFTSRPINFVIVTGDSYTNLAKVTADFSAALAKNPGLVQIDNDLRLNKPELFLEVDRERAADLGVPVDQIARTVETMLGSRAVTRYKRDAEQYDVLVQTESQNRTTPQQIEQLYVRGKGDALVPLSSLVKVNEAVSPRELNHFNQRRSVAISAGLAPGYSLGEALEFMDKTAQQILPAGYATELNGVSREYKSSSGALSLVFVLALLFIFLVLAAQFESFIDPFVILLSVPLSMVGALAALQWAGGTLNVYSQIGLITLVGLITKHGILIVEFSNQLRQQGKATLEAVVEASALRLRPILMTTGAMVLGALPLALATGAGAESRQQIGWVIVGGMSLGTLLTIFVVPTMYTLFARKSIPGEITTPALAG